The following coding sequences lie in one Kiritimatiellia bacterium genomic window:
- the hcp gene encoding hydroxylamine reductase, with amino-acid sequence MFCYQCEQTAKGTGCTAFGVCGKDPDTAALLDLLIHAQKGISQYAHRARQLGGRDHDVDVFALESLFTTVTNVNFDPRRIEVLLRRAAALREKARALYEKACADRGAPVENLSGPAAWRPAADLDELIRQGEQVSVEGRMANLGPDITGLQELLMYGLKGTAAYADHALILGKEDEAVYAFMHEALDFLTQPAPTVDQLLAMNLRCGEVNLAVMGLLDSANTGAYGHPVPTPVRITPVQGKAILVSGHDLKDLEELLKQTEGAGINIYTHGEMLPAHGYPGLKKYKHLAGNYGGAWQDQRKEFDAFPGAILMTTNCIQKPKESYTGRIFTSGLVAWPGVRHIANRDFKPVIEAALAAPGFMADEPEKTILVGFGHHAVLGVAGQVIEAVKKGDIRHFFLIGGCDGAKPGRDYYTEFAQAVPQDCVILTLACGKYRFNKLDFGTVAGLPRLLDVGQCNDAYSAIKIASALAGAFGCGVNDLPLSLILSWYEQKAVCILLTLLHLGIRNIRIGPSLPAFLTPPVVKVLVEKFNIQPVGSVEKDLAAALGSAA; translated from the coding sequence ATGTTTTGCTATCAATGCGAGCAGACGGCCAAGGGTACGGGATGCACGGCGTTCGGGGTATGCGGCAAGGATCCGGATACCGCCGCCTTGTTGGATCTGCTGATCCACGCCCAGAAGGGGATCAGCCAGTATGCCCATCGCGCCCGGCAACTGGGCGGCCGGGATCACGACGTGGATGTCTTTGCGCTGGAGTCCCTGTTCACGACGGTGACCAACGTGAATTTTGACCCGAGGCGCATCGAGGTTCTGCTGCGCCGGGCCGCGGCGCTCCGGGAGAAGGCCAGGGCGCTGTACGAGAAGGCCTGCGCGGACCGGGGCGCGCCAGTGGAGAACCTCTCCGGCCCGGCCGCCTGGCGCCCGGCCGCCGACCTGGACGAGCTGATCCGGCAGGGGGAGCAAGTGTCCGTGGAGGGCCGGATGGCGAACCTGGGGCCGGACATTACCGGCCTGCAGGAGTTGCTGATGTACGGGCTGAAGGGCACGGCGGCGTATGCCGACCACGCGTTGATCCTCGGCAAGGAAGACGAGGCCGTGTACGCGTTCATGCACGAGGCCTTGGATTTCCTCACGCAGCCGGCGCCCACGGTGGACCAATTGCTCGCCATGAATCTGCGCTGCGGCGAGGTGAACCTGGCCGTCATGGGCCTGCTGGACAGCGCCAATACGGGCGCGTACGGGCACCCCGTGCCGACGCCGGTGCGGATCACGCCGGTCCAGGGCAAGGCTATCCTGGTTTCCGGCCACGATCTCAAGGACTTGGAAGAGTTGCTGAAGCAGACCGAGGGGGCCGGGATCAACATTTACACGCACGGCGAGATGTTGCCGGCCCACGGCTATCCGGGATTGAAGAAGTACAAACACCTGGCCGGCAACTACGGGGGCGCCTGGCAGGACCAGCGCAAGGAATTCGATGCGTTCCCCGGCGCCATCCTCATGACCACGAACTGCATCCAGAAACCCAAGGAGAGCTACACGGGCCGGATTTTCACGAGCGGCCTGGTGGCCTGGCCGGGGGTTCGGCACATCGCGAATCGGGACTTCAAGCCGGTCATCGAGGCGGCCCTGGCGGCGCCCGGGTTCATGGCGGACGAACCGGAGAAGACGATCCTGGTCGGCTTCGGGCACCACGCGGTGCTCGGGGTGGCCGGCCAGGTCATCGAGGCGGTGAAGAAAGGCGATATCCGCCATTTCTTCCTGATCGGGGGATGTGACGGCGCGAAGCCGGGCCGGGACTACTACACCGAGTTCGCGCAGGCCGTGCCGCAGGATTGCGTGATCCTGACCCTGGCGTGCGGCAAGTACCGCTTCAACAAGCTCGATTTCGGGACCGTGGCGGGCCTGCCGCGCCTCCTGGACGTCGGGCAATGCAACGACGCCTACTCGGCCATCAAGATCGCCTCGGCGCTGGCCGGGGCCTTTGGGTGCGGGGTCAATGATTTGCCGCTCTCGCTGATCCTGTCGTGGTACGAGCAGAAGGCGGTGTGCATCCTACTGACCCTGCTGCATCTCGGCATTCGGAATATACGGATCGGACCTAGCCTGCCGGCCTTCCTGACGCCCCCGGTGGTCAAGGTGCTGGTGGAGAAGTTCAACATCCAGCCTGTCGGGTCGGTCGAGAAGGACCTGGCCGCGGCGCTGGGCTCCGCGGCCTGA
- a CDS encoding TRAP transporter large permease subunit, translating to MTGWIIAAAALLGAPLFAIFGALALGAYHSIQLDASIVISELARLATMPLLRALPMFALAGYVLAASRASERLLNLSRAAFGWMPGGLALVSLIACTLLTAFTGASGVTIVALGGLLLPALQSEGYGERFSLGLVTSGGNMGVLFAPSLPLILFAVIANPIASEVTIDRLFLAALWPGVITLAALGAYGMFAGRRAGVPRQPFSGRALVRALWAARWEAPLPVVVLGGIYSGKVAVSEAAVLTAAYTLIVETIIQREVSLQRLAGVIRDSTMLVGGVLVILGLGMAITNFLVDQEMPSRLVEWAGRTFHHPVFFLMALNVFLLIVGCLMDVYTAIIVFVPMLIPLGLRFGVNPVHLGVIFLANLAIGYSTPPVGMNLFIAAIRFEKPLLKLALASLPFLAVLLAVLLLITYVPALSLGLLN from the coding sequence ATGACCGGATGGATCATCGCCGCGGCGGCCCTGCTCGGCGCGCCCCTGTTCGCCATCTTCGGAGCGCTGGCGCTGGGGGCCTATCATTCGATTCAGCTCGACGCCTCCATCGTCATTTCCGAACTGGCCCGGCTGGCCACCATGCCGCTGCTGCGCGCCTTGCCGATGTTCGCGCTGGCCGGCTACGTCCTCGCGGCGAGCCGCGCCTCGGAACGCCTGCTGAACCTTTCGCGCGCCGCGTTCGGTTGGATGCCGGGCGGCCTGGCCCTGGTCAGCCTGATCGCCTGCACCCTGCTCACGGCCTTCACCGGGGCCTCGGGCGTGACCATCGTCGCCCTGGGCGGGCTCCTGCTGCCGGCCCTGCAATCCGAAGGATACGGCGAAAGATTCTCGCTGGGGCTGGTCACCAGCGGCGGGAACATGGGCGTGCTCTTCGCGCCCAGCCTGCCGCTGATCCTCTTCGCCGTGATCGCCAACCCCATCGCCTCCGAGGTCACCATCGACCGCCTTTTCCTGGCCGCGCTGTGGCCCGGGGTGATCACCCTGGCCGCGCTGGGCGCCTACGGGATGTTCGCGGGCCGGCGCGCGGGCGTCCCGCGCCAACCCTTCAGCGGACGCGCCCTGGTCCGGGCGCTGTGGGCCGCGCGATGGGAAGCCCCGCTGCCGGTGGTCGTGCTGGGCGGCATCTACAGCGGCAAGGTCGCGGTCAGCGAGGCCGCCGTCCTGACCGCCGCCTATACCCTGATCGTCGAAACCATCATCCAGCGCGAGGTGTCTCTCCAACGGCTGGCCGGGGTGATCCGCGACAGCACCATGCTCGTGGGCGGCGTCCTGGTGATCCTGGGGCTGGGCATGGCCATCACCAATTTCCTGGTGGACCAGGAAATGCCGTCGCGGCTGGTCGAGTGGGCCGGCCGGACCTTCCATCATCCCGTCTTCTTCCTCATGGCCCTTAACGTGTTCCTGCTCATCGTCGGCTGCCTGATGGACGTGTACACCGCGATCATCGTCTTCGTGCCCATGCTCATCCCGCTGGGGCTTCGGTTCGGGGTGAACCCGGTCCATCTCGGCGTCATCTTCCTGGCCAACCTGGCGATCGGCTACAGCACCCCGCCGGTCGGCATGAACCTGTTCATCGCGGCGATACGGTTCGAGAAGCCGCTGCTGAAGCTGGCCCTCGCCTCCCTGCCGTTCCTGGCCGTGCTGCTGGCGGTGCTCCTGCTGATCACCTACGTGCCCGCGTTGAGCCTGGGGCTTTTGAATTAG
- a CDS encoding response regulator transcription factor: MTPAPPSARRVLIVDDHAIVRHGLAALISGEPDLAVCGEAATVAEALAALESLRPDAAIVDITLKDENGLDFIREARRRGHAIPMVVLSMHDEATHAEKALRAGAQGYVMKEQGDESLLSALRVVLQGETYLSEAARARMLQDYLRKDVESKPESGIGSLTEREREIFECLGRGMTTRRIAEKYSLSERTVEVHRAHIKRKLGCEDAAQLLREAVRWVEGKEM; the protein is encoded by the coding sequence ATGACCCCCGCTCCGCCATCCGCCCGCCGCGTGCTCATCGTGGACGACCATGCCATCGTGCGGCACGGACTGGCGGCGCTGATCTCCGGCGAGCCGGACTTGGCCGTGTGCGGCGAGGCCGCGACCGTCGCCGAGGCGCTGGCGGCCTTGGAGAGCCTCCGGCCCGACGCCGCGATCGTGGACATCACGTTGAAGGACGAGAACGGCCTGGACTTCATCCGCGAGGCGCGCCGGCGGGGGCACGCGATACCGATGGTGGTGTTGTCCATGCACGACGAGGCCACGCATGCGGAAAAGGCCCTGCGCGCCGGCGCCCAGGGCTACGTGATGAAGGAGCAGGGCGACGAGTCCCTCCTCTCCGCCCTGCGGGTCGTGCTGCAAGGCGAGACCTATCTCTCCGAGGCCGCGCGCGCGCGCATGCTCCAGGACTACCTGCGGAAGGATGTCGAGTCCAAGCCCGAGAGCGGCATCGGGAGCCTCACCGAGCGCGAGCGTGAAATCTTCGAATGCCTCGGCCGCGGCATGACCACGCGCCGGATCGCGGAGAAGTACTCCTTGAGCGAGCGCACCGTGGAAGTGCACCGCGCGCACATCAAGCGGAAACTGGGTTGCGAGGACGCCGCCCAGCTTCTTCGCGAAGCCGTGCGCTGGGTGGAAGGCAAGGAGATGTAG
- a CDS encoding tetratricopeptide repeat protein, which yields MQDLHEKWLERGSRWFGPALFVLSFAVYLWTLCPGAFPGDPAHQVAMHSGLDPFPPMANPVWGRVVKFLGLFPFAGLLRRLNLFSALCGAGSVWLLYSLLSRVRHDRTAEEWEARVPPAAPQAFSGLVAALALAFSAPFWFVSTRAHPAAFDVFLLLFGVWVLLRFSVDKTPALMYLFAFLYGLGITEFATFIVWAPVFGLWLLVAMWRAGQLRGGPVLRMAGCWAAGLLMYGVAAAEYRLHPAYEWRAFTSIFQVLWFMWRDQYLAIRYSVPQVGWMLIFMTMLFPALVVALPKKAMTRTAVWSSNLLHLLFSLVGLLVLFNIRVSPWAMFSARPLLVTPYVLMALWFGYLGGYWLIYFSPYSSFASHRSILRRLGRFLMVPLVLGLLAAAAFRNVREADGRAGAAVRRLADEVVDRLDGRRWIVSNGFLDDMLRIAARERGIPLKMLNLGWGRQSAYLRYTASLFHDPRLQSLALVGSSPLMQEWLAQSAGGASEVAILAAPDVWTLAGMTPVPDGLVYEGISDIAELEAEAYFQAQAAFWQSYGQALKVDVAEGNSVLLPWANWSLAHLSKLANNAGVLLEDLGKTREAFAAYQASLELSTNNISALLNSAALAQREGLPEAGELEGALYKIARRMKRRPPLWSLSSAFGTVRTPEVFAKRGMAWAMSGKPDLAVAELQKAAAAGAPRAQIELGLAQIAALQRQGEQSETHFEAVLAEHPGSVPALMGMARLALGRNDFEAAAGFLKRARENNAPDELLLPEEALLDALAGRAAEAKGKLLTLAKQDKAPPLAWMLLAFMAMDDGDEELLKRAKTALQIASRQMPNIRLALAQIALLQRDPATARTYLEELLRYEKGSVPALESLIQLDLREGRRPEMEARVDELLIVDSRNPLGNHMLGLIQYARGQYDMAETSFRTSLAGRRSDSVLNDLAWILQMRGRHEESLKLAREAADLNPRNAASWDTIGVVLLHMQKPEEAQEALQRALALQPTHPHMILHMAEVYERRGMVTEAMQLAEPLTARAAEMSADAFEQLRRLMARLRGTSSEG from the coding sequence ATGCAAGATCTTCACGAAAAATGGCTGGAGCGCGGCTCGCGCTGGTTCGGACCCGCGCTGTTCGTTCTGTCCTTCGCGGTCTATCTCTGGACCCTCTGCCCGGGCGCCTTCCCGGGCGACCCGGCGCACCAGGTGGCGATGCACTCGGGGCTGGATCCGTTTCCCCCCATGGCCAATCCCGTCTGGGGCCGCGTGGTCAAGTTTCTCGGGCTGTTCCCGTTCGCGGGGTTGCTTCGCCGCCTGAATCTCTTCAGCGCCCTCTGCGGCGCCGGCTCGGTCTGGTTGCTCTACAGCCTCCTCTCGCGGGTCCGGCACGATCGGACCGCCGAGGAGTGGGAGGCCCGGGTGCCCCCCGCGGCGCCGCAGGCGTTCTCCGGGCTGGTCGCCGCCCTGGCGCTGGCCTTCTCGGCCCCGTTCTGGTTCGTGTCCACGCGGGCGCACCCGGCGGCCTTCGACGTGTTCCTGCTGCTGTTCGGCGTCTGGGTGCTGCTCCGCTTCAGCGTCGATAAAACCCCGGCGCTGATGTACCTCTTCGCCTTCCTGTACGGGCTCGGCATCACCGAGTTCGCGACCTTCATCGTGTGGGCCCCGGTCTTCGGGCTGTGGCTGCTGGTGGCGATGTGGCGCGCGGGGCAGCTCCGCGGGGGGCCCGTGCTGCGCATGGCCGGCTGCTGGGCGGCGGGATTGCTGATGTACGGCGTCGCCGCGGCGGAATACCGCCTGCACCCGGCCTACGAGTGGCGCGCGTTCACCTCGATCTTCCAGGTGCTCTGGTTCATGTGGCGGGACCAGTACCTGGCCATCCGTTACAGCGTGCCCCAGGTCGGCTGGATGCTGATCTTCATGACGATGCTGTTCCCCGCCCTCGTGGTGGCCCTGCCGAAGAAGGCCATGACGCGCACCGCGGTGTGGAGTTCCAATCTGCTCCACCTGCTGTTCAGCCTCGTCGGCCTGCTGGTCCTGTTCAACATCCGCGTGTCGCCCTGGGCGATGTTCAGCGCCCGGCCCCTCCTGGTGACGCCCTACGTGCTGATGGCCCTCTGGTTCGGCTACCTGGGCGGGTACTGGCTGATCTACTTTTCCCCGTACAGCTCGTTCGCCTCGCACCGCTCCATCCTGCGGCGCCTGGGGCGATTCCTCATGGTGCCCCTGGTCCTGGGGCTGTTGGCCGCCGCCGCGTTCCGGAACGTGCGCGAGGCCGACGGCCGCGCCGGCGCGGCCGTCCGGCGGCTGGCCGACGAGGTGGTGGATCGCCTGGACGGCCGCCGCTGGATCGTCTCGAACGGATTCCTGGACGACATGCTGCGAATTGCCGCGCGGGAGCGCGGTATTCCGCTGAAGATGCTGAACCTGGGCTGGGGGCGCCAGAGCGCCTACTTGCGGTACACGGCGTCCCTGTTCCACGATCCGCGCCTCCAGAGCCTCGCGCTGGTGGGTTCGTCGCCCCTGATGCAGGAGTGGCTGGCCCAGTCCGCCGGAGGCGCCTCCGAGGTGGCCATCCTGGCGGCGCCGGACGTCTGGACCCTGGCCGGCATGACGCCCGTGCCGGACGGCCTGGTCTATGAAGGGATCTCCGATATCGCGGAGCTCGAGGCGGAGGCGTACTTCCAGGCGCAGGCGGCTTTCTGGCAATCGTATGGCCAGGCCCTCAAGGTCGATGTCGCGGAGGGGAATTCCGTCCTGTTGCCATGGGCCAACTGGTCCCTGGCGCACTTGAGCAAGCTGGCCAACAACGCGGGCGTGCTGCTGGAGGATCTGGGGAAGACCCGGGAGGCGTTCGCGGCCTACCAGGCCTCGCTGGAATTGAGCACCAACAATATCAGCGCGCTGCTGAACAGCGCGGCGCTGGCGCAGCGGGAAGGCCTTCCCGAGGCCGGGGAATTGGAAGGCGCCCTGTACAAGATCGCGCGCCGGATGAAGCGGCGCCCCCCCCTGTGGTCCCTTTCCTCCGCGTTCGGCACCGTCCGCACTCCCGAGGTTTTTGCGAAGCGCGGCATGGCCTGGGCCATGAGCGGCAAGCCCGACCTGGCCGTCGCCGAGCTGCAGAAGGCTGCCGCCGCCGGCGCGCCCCGGGCGCAGATTGAGCTGGGCCTGGCCCAGATCGCCGCCCTGCAGCGGCAAGGCGAGCAGAGCGAGACGCACTTCGAGGCGGTGCTGGCCGAGCATCCGGGAAGCGTGCCGGCCTTGATGGGCATGGCCCGGCTGGCCCTGGGCCGGAACGATTTTGAAGCCGCGGCCGGGTTCCTGAAGCGGGCGAGGGAGAACAACGCCCCGGACGAGCTCCTGCTGCCCGAGGAAGCGCTCCTGGACGCCCTGGCGGGGCGCGCCGCCGAGGCGAAAGGCAAGCTCTTGACCCTGGCCAAGCAGGACAAGGCGCCCCCGCTGGCATGGATGCTTCTCGCGTTCATGGCCATGGATGATGGCGACGAGGAATTGCTGAAGCGCGCAAAAACCGCCCTCCAAATAGCCTCCCGCCAGATGCCGAACATCCGGCTGGCCCTGGCCCAGATCGCCCTGCTCCAGCGGGATCCCGCGACGGCCCGGACCTACCTCGAGGAGTTGCTGCGCTACGAGAAAGGGTCGGTCCCCGCGCTGGAATCGCTCATTCAGCTGGACCTGCGCGAAGGCCGGCGTCCGGAAATGGAGGCGCGCGTCGACGAGTTGCTGATCGTCGACTCCCGCAACCCGCTGGGCAACCACATGCTGGGCCTGATCCAGTATGCCCGCGGGCAGTACGACATGGCGGAAACCTCGTTCCGCACCAGCCTGGCCGGCCGAAGATCGGATAGCGTGCTGAACGACCTTGCCTGGATCCTCCAGATGCGGGGCCGGCACGAGGAATCCCTGAAACTGGCCCGCGAGGCGGCGGACCTGAATCCCCGGAACGCGGCGAGCTGGGACACGATCGGCGTGGTGCTGCTCCACATGCAGAAGCCCGAGGAGGCGCAGGAGGCGCTCCAGCGGGCGCTGGCGCTGCAGCCGACCCATCCCCACATGATCCTGCACATGGCGGAGGTTTACGAGCGGCGCGGGATGGTGACCGAGGCCATGCAGCTGGCCGAACCCCTGACGGCCCGGGCGGCGGAAATGAGCGCCGACGCCTTCGAGCAGCTCCGGCGCCTGATGGCTCGTCTCCGCGGCACCAGCAGCGAAGGGTAG
- a CDS encoding TRAP transporter small permease → MPRKLAHAWERAGAAIAAAETVLLAVLVAGMVLLAAAQILLRNFMQAGFLWADPLLGMGLLWLTMLGALAATGARRHIVIDLVGHFAPPRLRRAIGRLTALFAAVVCGFLAVAAARFCLFQKEMETNVILQVPVWVYYLIIPVAFGLMALRFALQALGPGDRPPRETPS, encoded by the coding sequence ATGCCCCGTAAGCTGGCGCACGCCTGGGAACGAGCCGGCGCCGCCATCGCCGCCGCCGAGACCGTCCTCCTGGCTGTCCTGGTCGCCGGCATGGTGCTGCTCGCCGCGGCGCAGATCCTCCTGCGCAACTTCATGCAGGCGGGCTTCCTGTGGGCCGACCCGCTGCTCGGCATGGGCCTCCTGTGGCTGACCATGCTCGGCGCGCTGGCGGCGACCGGCGCGCGACGCCATATCGTCATCGACCTGGTGGGCCACTTCGCCCCGCCGCGGCTCCGCCGGGCGATCGGCCGGCTGACCGCGCTGTTCGCCGCCGTGGTCTGCGGCTTCCTGGCCGTGGCCGCCGCGCGGTTCTGCCTGTTCCAGAAGGAAATGGAAACCAACGTCATCCTCCAGGTTCCGGTCTGGGTCTATTACCTGATCATCCCCGTCGCGTTCGGCCTGATGGCCCTTCGCTTCGCCCTCCAGGCCCTGGGCCCCGGCGATCGGCCTCCCCGGGAGACGCCGTCATGA
- a CDS encoding 4Fe-4S binding protein, which yields MKRKIITIDENLCNGCGECVTACAEGALQIVAGKAKLVREQYCDGFGDCVGECPTRALNIIEVDAPDYDPAAAREHVARTGGAAAVRAFDEAASRHGGVAGIPRAGGCPGMAVREFSGTGPAEPVPAGRAGLPPRVQTSELRQWPIQIHLVPPGAPYFKGKELVVMSTCAPLASADVHWRFLRGRSVVVGCPKLDRTDGYMEKLAAILSEPTLPRVIVVRMEVPCCGGLTALVRAAAQASGRRDLVVEEVTIALNGDVRA from the coding sequence ATGAAGCGTAAAATCATTACGATCGACGAAAACCTTTGCAACGGCTGCGGGGAATGCGTGACGGCCTGCGCCGAAGGCGCGCTGCAGATCGTGGCCGGCAAGGCGAAGCTGGTCCGGGAGCAGTACTGCGACGGGTTCGGCGACTGCGTGGGGGAATGTCCCACCCGCGCGCTGAACATCATCGAAGTCGACGCGCCCGACTACGATCCGGCGGCGGCCCGGGAGCACGTGGCGCGGACGGGCGGGGCGGCGGCGGTTCGTGCCTTTGACGAGGCGGCGAGTCGGCACGGCGGCGTCGCGGGAATTCCGCGGGCGGGAGGATGTCCCGGCATGGCCGTGCGCGAGTTTTCAGGGACCGGGCCGGCCGAGCCCGTGCCCGCGGGCCGGGCCGGACTGCCGCCTCGCGTCCAGACTTCCGAGTTGCGCCAATGGCCGATCCAGATTCACCTGGTGCCGCCGGGCGCGCCGTATTTCAAGGGCAAGGAACTGGTCGTCATGAGCACGTGCGCGCCCCTGGCCTCCGCCGACGTCCATTGGCGGTTCCTGCGCGGCCGTTCGGTGGTCGTCGGCTGTCCCAAGCTGGATCGGACCGATGGCTACATGGAAAAGCTGGCGGCCATCCTGTCCGAGCCGACTCTGCCGCGGGTGATCGTGGTGCGCATGGAGGTTCCTTGCTGCGGGGGACTGACGGCCCTGGTGCGCGCGGCGGCGCAGGCCTCCGGGCGCCGGGACCTGGTCGTGGAGGAGGTCACGATAGCTTTGAATGGAGACGTTCGGGCATAA
- a CDS encoding PEP-CTERM sorting domain-containing protein translates to MKKYAKVGGVVLCALLACSVANADISVELNTAVGALMVHGGTTFDADALPAGSMIQLVWSTLNAYSPSYTPYLQSDAQGNNIVQPGVGVNYWILWTGYTPVSATPGTIESAADIDGNFDYLNSHVGGNNVNAGYIYARIFDAAAPIVGTWYASSVIFDTSTFAVRPPAPGDPTPAPSAMDVVNGAPSTFEGTGDYEGVFFNPADHGQVVPEPSTIMLALAGVGLLVYRRLRK, encoded by the coding sequence ATGAAAAAATATGCGAAGGTGGGCGGAGTGGTGCTGTGCGCATTGTTGGCGTGCAGCGTGGCGAATGCGGATATCAGCGTCGAGCTGAACACCGCTGTTGGGGCCTTAATGGTGCATGGAGGCACAACGTTTGACGCTGATGCCTTGCCGGCGGGCAGCATGATTCAGTTGGTGTGGAGTACGTTGAATGCGTATTCTCCCAGCTATACGCCCTACCTGCAAAGTGACGCGCAGGGGAACAACATCGTGCAGCCTGGCGTTGGGGTGAATTACTGGATTCTGTGGACGGGGTATACGCCTGTCTCTGCTACCCCGGGCACTATCGAATCGGCGGCCGATATCGATGGCAACTTTGACTATCTCAACAGTCATGTGGGTGGTAACAACGTCAACGCCGGATATATCTATGCCCGCATCTTTGATGCGGCCGCTCCTATTGTAGGCACATGGTATGCCAGTAGTGTCATTTTTGACACCAGCACCTTTGCCGTTCGTCCCCCGGCTCCTGGTGATCCTACTCCGGCACCCAGTGCGATGGATGTGGTGAATGGCGCCCCCAGCACCTTTGAAGGAACGGGCGACTATGAGGGCGTGTTCTTCAATCCTGCGGATCACGGCCAGGTCGTTCCCGAGCCGAGCACGATCATGCTGGCGCTGGCGGGCGTGGGCCTGCTGGTGTATCGCCGGCTACGTAAATAA
- a CDS encoding Crp/Fnr family transcriptional regulator yields the protein MNPRFLLAQTSLFGALAASHRRALAEVSLPVEVTRRTVLFEEGRKGDAFYVAARGRVQLHKTAPDGREIVIKVVQPGETFAEVILFEEARYPVTAVALTDALLLKILRRDVLRLLADADFRADFIAMLMRKQRYLAERIRQLATESVEERFLQFLREQYGPSERIELAIPRKALAAAIGATPETLSRLLRRLQAAKTLSCRGRKLAFRPGFWNR from the coding sequence ATGAACCCGCGCTTCCTCCTGGCCCAGACATCGCTGTTCGGGGCCCTGGCGGCCAGCCACCGCCGGGCGCTGGCGGAGGTCAGCCTGCCGGTCGAGGTGACGCGCCGGACGGTCCTGTTCGAAGAGGGCCGGAAGGGCGACGCCTTCTACGTGGCGGCCCGCGGCCGCGTGCAGTTGCACAAGACCGCGCCGGACGGCCGCGAGATCGTCATCAAGGTCGTCCAGCCGGGCGAGACGTTTGCCGAGGTGATCCTGTTCGAGGAGGCCCGCTATCCCGTGACCGCGGTCGCGCTGACCGACGCCTTGCTGCTGAAGATCCTGCGCCGCGACGTGCTGCGCCTGCTGGCGGACGCCGATTTCCGGGCCGACTTCATCGCCATGCTCATGCGGAAACAGCGTTACCTCGCCGAGCGCATCCGGCAACTGGCCACGGAGTCGGTGGAGGAGCGTTTCCTCCAGTTCCTGCGGGAGCAGTACGGCCCCTCGGAGCGCATCGAGCTCGCGATCCCGAGGAAGGCGCTGGCCGCGGCCATCGGGGCCACGCCCGAGACGCTTTCCCGGCTGCTGCGGCGGCTGCAGGCCGCCAAGACGCTGTCGTGCCGGGGCCGGAAACTGGCCTTCCGGCCGGGCTTCTGGAACAGGTAG
- the dctP gene encoding TRAP transporter substrate-binding protein DctP translates to MNIRAPLLTILAAGLAVSAMAQPKVTLKFATLAPEGSAWMQAFDKARQDVLEATGGEVALKVFPAGVLGEEKDVLFKIKVGQVDGGAFIGFGIGRICPDARALMFPLIFNTYEEVDAVFAALLPHLEKQCLGNGYVALGWTEVGFSYLFSTKPVRTLDDLRGAKPWLTPGEEMLSELFAAGRVNGIPVTVADVLTALQTGLIQTIYSPPLAAVAMQWHTRVRCRNDLRLVYSFGGVFLAERAWKSIPEAHQEPIRDIFRRRTRELTEQVRRSDVEALRVLAGQGIETLTSPPAALQEFQSVAREGMKKVEGRLFSREAADQVRRRLEDFRAGAEAHAP, encoded by the coding sequence ATGAACATCCGCGCCCCGCTCCTGACGATACTCGCCGCAGGCCTGGCCGTTTCCGCCATGGCCCAGCCCAAGGTCACGCTCAAATTCGCGACGCTCGCGCCCGAAGGCAGCGCCTGGATGCAGGCCTTCGACAAGGCCCGGCAGGACGTGCTGGAGGCCACCGGCGGCGAAGTGGCCCTCAAGGTCTTCCCCGCCGGCGTGCTGGGCGAGGAAAAGGACGTGCTGTTCAAGATCAAGGTGGGCCAGGTGGACGGCGGCGCCTTCATCGGATTCGGCATCGGCCGGATCTGCCCCGACGCCCGCGCGCTGATGTTCCCGCTGATCTTCAACACCTACGAGGAGGTGGACGCCGTTTTTGCCGCGCTCCTTCCTCACCTCGAAAAACAATGCCTGGGAAACGGCTATGTCGCCCTCGGCTGGACCGAGGTCGGGTTCAGCTACCTGTTCAGCACAAAACCCGTCCGGACGCTGGACGACCTGCGCGGGGCCAAGCCCTGGCTGACCCCCGGCGAGGAAATGCTTAGCGAGCTCTTCGCGGCCGGCCGCGTGAACGGCATCCCCGTAACCGTCGCCGACGTGCTCACGGCCCTGCAGACCGGCCTGATCCAAACGATTTACTCCCCTCCCCTCGCCGCCGTGGCCATGCAATGGCATACGCGCGTCCGCTGCCGGAACGACCTCCGCCTGGTCTACTCGTTCGGCGGCGTTTTCCTGGCCGAGCGCGCCTGGAAGAGCATCCCGGAGGCGCACCAGGAGCCCATCCGGGACATCTTCCGGCGGCGGACCCGCGAGCTCACCGAGCAAGTCCGGCGCAGCGACGTCGAGGCCCTGCGCGTGCTGGCCGGCCAGGGCATCGAGACGCTCACTTCGCCTCCGGCGGCCCTGCAGGAATTTCAATCGGTCGCCCGGGAAGGCATGAAGAAAGTCGAAGGGCGCCTCTTCTCCAGGGAGGCCGCCGACCAGGTCCGGCGCCGCCTGGAGGACTTCCGCGCCGGGGCGGAGGCGCATGCCCCGTAA